The following coding sequences lie in one Anguilla anguilla isolate fAngAng1 chromosome 14, fAngAng1.pri, whole genome shotgun sequence genomic window:
- the pargl gene encoding poly(ADP-ribose) glycohydrolase isoform X2 produces the protein MSKKNDSTQMKSVLCPDSTSPGCKQEDLIKLGDETQCKPSTSGAASDCKRPEAGPKAVAEGYDDFKFGESCPLSELKTEPRCHMQLDKLSFSASHTVLVDVVRFNEDGSLIPKAGQHVWDNLSVKMPYAEECTLTKPGILLQAKKQSRWEDIEKYLHRLVKISSLTTADVEKTIKKYNPKYKDEWSFDALHRFFESIHLKERETHTRTLRRMAELALKLPRNCQKSVPLLRHGQNHSITVSQMQIACLLANAFYCTFPHRNATHPGAEYANYPTINFHSLFGKWSERKMQKFKAIFNYFEVVTGEERQVPRGLVTFTRQCIPDYKFPRWRSLTETLTKLHISSRGTIEKDGQGMLQVDFACSVVGGGVLASGLVQEEILFLINPELIVARLFTEKLGDTECLKITGSQRYSEYVGYSDDFFCLGHHKDETSRDEWRRRYRQIVAIDALNFKNPREQFNMKKVTRELNKAYCGFMGETNTHPDYYPAIATGNWGCGAFGGDPRLKALIQMMAAAVTRRDMAYFTFDDSHLELDLRKIHHFLTTHKVTVGRLYNTLENFCSALYSNEAKTSDLYSFIMKSVKETTSRH, from the exons ATGAGCaagaaaaatgacagcactcAGATGAAGAGTGTGTTATGCCCGGACAGCACCAGTCCTGGCTGCAAGCAGGAGGACCTGATCAAACTTGGAGACGAAACGCAGTGCAAACCCTCCACTTCTGGTGCTGCGTCTGACTGCAAGCGACCGGAAGCAGGCCCCAAAGCGGTCGCGGAAGGATATGACGACTTTAAATTTGGTGAGAGCTGCCCGCTGTCGGAGCTGAAGACCGAGCCAAGATGTCACATGCAGCTGGACAAGCTGTCATTCAGCGCGTCTCACACCGTCCTTGTGGAT GTGGTTCGTTTCAATGAAGACGGAAGCCTCATTCCCAAAGCAGGGCAGCATGTGTGGGACAACTTGTCAGTGAAAATGCCTTATGCTGAGGAGTGCACGCTGACCAAGCCTGGCATTTTG TTGCAGGCCAAGAAACAGTCCCGCTGGGAAGATATCGAGAAGTACCTACACCGCCTGGTGAAGATCTCGTCGTTGACCACTGCAGATGTTGAG AAAACTATAAAGAAGTACAATCCAAAATACAAAGATGAGTGGTCCTTTGATGCGCTTCACAGATTTTTTGAG AGTATACACCTTAAAGAGAGGGAAacccacactcgcacactcagaAGAATGGCGGAGCTGGCCCTAAAGCTGCCTCGTAACTGCCAAAAG AGCGTTCCCCTGCTCCGGCATGGACAGAACCATTCCATCACTGTATCTCAGATGCAGATCGCCTGTCTGCTGGCCAACGCCTTCTACTGCACCTTCCCCCACCGAAACGCCACGCACCCTGGCGCCGAGTATGCCAACTACCCCACCATCAACTTCCACAG CTTGTTCGGCAAATGGTCAGAGCGGAAGATGCAGAAGTTCAAGGCCATTTTTAACTACTTTGAAGTGGTGACTGGCGAAG AAAGACAGGTGCCCAGAGGCCTGGTCACCTTCACCAGGCAGTGCATTCCGGACTATAAGTTCCCGCGCTGGAGAAG CCTGACTGAAACTCTGACTAAACTGCACATCTCCTCGAGAGGAACCATTGAGAAGGATGGGCAGGGCATGCTTCAG GTGGACTTTGCTTGTAGCGTGGTGGGCGGAGGGGTGCTGGCATCTGGCCTGGTCCAAGAAGAGATCCTCTTCCTGATCAACCCTGAGCTGATCGTGGCCCGGCTCTTCACAGAGAAACTGGGGGACACCGAATGCCTCAAGATCACAG GCTCCCAGCGATACAGTGAATACGTTGGCTATAGTGATGACTTTTTCTGTCTCGGACATCACAAGGACGAAACATCAAG AGACGAATGGAGGAGGCGGTACAGACAGATCGTCGCCATTGACGCTCTGAACTTCAAAAATCCCAGAGAGCAGTTCAACATGAAGAAGGTGACCCGAGAACTCAACAAA GCCTACTGTGGGTTCATGGGAGAAACTAACACACACCCGGACTACTACCCTGCCATTGCCACAGGCAACTGGGGCTGTGGGGCCTTCGGCGGTGACCCGCGACTCAAAG CTCTTATCCAGATGATGGCTGCCGCCGTGACTCGGAGGGACATGGCCTACTTCACTTTTGATGACAGCCACCTGGAGCTGGACCTACGGAAGATCCACCACTTCCTGACCACGCACAAGGTCACTGTGG GTCGCCTGTACAACACGTTGGAGAATTTCTGCAGTGCCTTATACTCGAATGAGGCAAAGACCTCCGACCTGTACAGCTTCATCATGAAGTCTGTGAAAGAGACCACCAGCAGACACTGA
- the pargl gene encoding poly(ADP-ribose) glycohydrolase isoform X1, translated as MEQRSEVTAEVTSDHDSENDGQLFDEKMSCSSCKLQRAKENEEIKRLKLENKQLKDELAQYQGMTNSGCPNACPIQAPNGNNSTDGLLGTRSCGQNEETGAMKGSSEMSKKNDSTQMKSVLCPDSTSPGCKQEDLIKLGDETQCKPSTSGAASDCKRPEAGPKAVAEGYDDFKFGESCPLSELKTEPRCHMQLDKLSFSASHTVLVDVVRFNEDGSLIPKAGQHVWDNLSVKMPYAEECTLTKPGILLQAKKQSRWEDIEKYLHRLVKISSLTTADVEKTIKKYNPKYKDEWSFDALHRFFESIHLKERETHTRTLRRMAELALKLPRNCQKSVPLLRHGQNHSITVSQMQIACLLANAFYCTFPHRNATHPGAEYANYPTINFHSLFGKWSERKMQKFKAIFNYFEVVTGEERQVPRGLVTFTRQCIPDYKFPRWRSLTETLTKLHISSRGTIEKDGQGMLQVDFACSVVGGGVLASGLVQEEILFLINPELIVARLFTEKLGDTECLKITGSQRYSEYVGYSDDFFCLGHHKDETSRDEWRRRYRQIVAIDALNFKNPREQFNMKKVTRELNKAYCGFMGETNTHPDYYPAIATGNWGCGAFGGDPRLKALIQMMAAAVTRRDMAYFTFDDSHLELDLRKIHHFLTTHKVTVGRLYNTLENFCSALYSNEAKTSDLYSFIMKSVKETTSRH; from the exons ATGGAGCAAAGAAGTGAGGTTACTGCAGAAGTTACCTCAGACCATGACAGCGAGAATGATGGGCAattatttgatgaaaaaatgaGCTGTTCATCCTGCAAATTGCAAAGAGCGAAGGAAAACGAAGAAATCAAGCGTCTAAAACTGGAGAACAAACAACTAAAAGATGAATTGGCCCAGTATCAGGGTATGACCAACAGTGGGTGCCCTAATGCCTGCCCTATTCAAGCACCAAACGGCAACAACAGTACGGACGGATTGCTGGGAACAAGGTCGTGTGGACAAAACGAGGAGACAGGGGCAATGAAAGGAAGCTCAG AGATGAGCaagaaaaatgacagcactcAGATGAAGAGTGTGTTATGCCCGGACAGCACCAGTCCTGGCTGCAAGCAGGAGGACCTGATCAAACTTGGAGACGAAACGCAGTGCAAACCCTCCACTTCTGGTGCTGCGTCTGACTGCAAGCGACCGGAAGCAGGCCCCAAAGCGGTCGCGGAAGGATATGACGACTTTAAATTTGGTGAGAGCTGCCCGCTGTCGGAGCTGAAGACCGAGCCAAGATGTCACATGCAGCTGGACAAGCTGTCATTCAGCGCGTCTCACACCGTCCTTGTGGAT GTGGTTCGTTTCAATGAAGACGGAAGCCTCATTCCCAAAGCAGGGCAGCATGTGTGGGACAACTTGTCAGTGAAAATGCCTTATGCTGAGGAGTGCACGCTGACCAAGCCTGGCATTTTG TTGCAGGCCAAGAAACAGTCCCGCTGGGAAGATATCGAGAAGTACCTACACCGCCTGGTGAAGATCTCGTCGTTGACCACTGCAGATGTTGAG AAAACTATAAAGAAGTACAATCCAAAATACAAAGATGAGTGGTCCTTTGATGCGCTTCACAGATTTTTTGAG AGTATACACCTTAAAGAGAGGGAAacccacactcgcacactcagaAGAATGGCGGAGCTGGCCCTAAAGCTGCCTCGTAACTGCCAAAAG AGCGTTCCCCTGCTCCGGCATGGACAGAACCATTCCATCACTGTATCTCAGATGCAGATCGCCTGTCTGCTGGCCAACGCCTTCTACTGCACCTTCCCCCACCGAAACGCCACGCACCCTGGCGCCGAGTATGCCAACTACCCCACCATCAACTTCCACAG CTTGTTCGGCAAATGGTCAGAGCGGAAGATGCAGAAGTTCAAGGCCATTTTTAACTACTTTGAAGTGGTGACTGGCGAAG AAAGACAGGTGCCCAGAGGCCTGGTCACCTTCACCAGGCAGTGCATTCCGGACTATAAGTTCCCGCGCTGGAGAAG CCTGACTGAAACTCTGACTAAACTGCACATCTCCTCGAGAGGAACCATTGAGAAGGATGGGCAGGGCATGCTTCAG GTGGACTTTGCTTGTAGCGTGGTGGGCGGAGGGGTGCTGGCATCTGGCCTGGTCCAAGAAGAGATCCTCTTCCTGATCAACCCTGAGCTGATCGTGGCCCGGCTCTTCACAGAGAAACTGGGGGACACCGAATGCCTCAAGATCACAG GCTCCCAGCGATACAGTGAATACGTTGGCTATAGTGATGACTTTTTCTGTCTCGGACATCACAAGGACGAAACATCAAG AGACGAATGGAGGAGGCGGTACAGACAGATCGTCGCCATTGACGCTCTGAACTTCAAAAATCCCAGAGAGCAGTTCAACATGAAGAAGGTGACCCGAGAACTCAACAAA GCCTACTGTGGGTTCATGGGAGAAACTAACACACACCCGGACTACTACCCTGCCATTGCCACAGGCAACTGGGGCTGTGGGGCCTTCGGCGGTGACCCGCGACTCAAAG CTCTTATCCAGATGATGGCTGCCGCCGTGACTCGGAGGGACATGGCCTACTTCACTTTTGATGACAGCCACCTGGAGCTGGACCTACGGAAGATCCACCACTTCCTGACCACGCACAAGGTCACTGTGG GTCGCCTGTACAACACGTTGGAGAATTTCTGCAGTGCCTTATACTCGAATGAGGCAAAGACCTCCGACCTGTACAGCTTCATCATGAAGTCTGTGAAAGAGACCACCAGCAGACACTGA